One segment of Desmodus rotundus isolate HL8 chromosome 6, HLdesRot8A.1, whole genome shotgun sequence DNA contains the following:
- the AHCY gene encoding adenosylhomocysteinase isoform X1 codes for MADKLPYKVADISLASWGRKALDIAENEMPGLMRMREMYSASKPLKGARIAGCLHMTVETAVLIETLIALGAEVQWSSCNIFSTQDHAAAAIAKAGIPVYAWKGETDEEYLWCIEQTLYFKDGPLNMVLDDGGDLTNLIHTKYPQLLSGIRGISEETTTGVHNLYKMMANGILKVPAINVNDSVTKSKFDNLYGCRESLMDGIKRATDVMIAGKVAVVAGYGDVGKGCAQALRGFGARVIITEIDPINALQAAMEGYEVTTMDEACREGNIFVTTTGCIDIILGRHFEQMKDDAIVCNIGHFDVEIDVKWLNENAVEKVNIKPQVDRYRLKNGRRIILLAEGRLVNLGCAMGHPSFVMSNSFTNQVLAQIELWTHPDKYPVGVHFLPKKLDEAVAEAHLSKLNVKLTKLTEKQAQYLGMPRDGPFKPDHYRY; via the exons ATGGCGGACAAACTGCCCTACAAAGTCG ctGACATCAGCCTGGCCTCCTGGGGACGCAAGGCCCTGGACATCGCCGAGAATGAGATGCCGGGCCTGATGCGCATGCGGGAGATGTACTCAGCTTCCAAGCCACTGAAGGGCGCCCGCATCGCCGGCTGCCTGCACATGACCGTTGAAACAGCGGTCCTCATTGAGACCCTCATCGCCCTGGGTGCTGAG GTGCAGTGGTCCAGCTGCAACATCTTCTCTACCCAGGACCATGCAGCAGCAGCCATTGCCAAGGCTGGCATTCCAG TGTATGCCTGGAAGGGTGAAACAGATGAAGAGTACCTGTGGTGCATTGAGCAGACTCTGTACTTCAAGGATGGGCCTCTCAACATGGTTCTGGACGACGGCGGTGACCTCACCAACCTCATCCACACCAAGTACCCACAGCTCTTGTCGG GCATCCGAGGTATCTCTGAGGAAACCACAACGGGCGTCCACAACCTATACAAGATGATGGCTAATGGGATCCTGAAGGTTCCTGCCATCAATGTCAATGACTCCGTCACAAAG AGCAAATTTGACaacctctatggctgccgggagTCCCTCATGGATGGCATCAAGCGGGCCACAGACGTGATGATTGCGGGCAAGGTGGCAGTGGTAGCAGGATATGGCGACGTGGGCAAGGGTTGTGCTCAGGCCCTGAGGGGTTTTGGGGCCCGAGTCATCATTACTGAGATTGACCCCATCAACGCACTGCAGGCTGCCATGGAGG GCTATGAAGTGACCACCATGGACGAGGCCTGTCGGGAGGGCAACATCTTTGTTACCACCACAGGCTGTATTGACATCATCCTCGGCAG ACACTTTGAGCAGATGAAGGATGACGCCATCGTGTGTAACATTGGACATTTTGATGTGGAAATTGATGTCAAATGGCTGAATGAGAATGCTGTGGAGAAAGTGAACATTAAGCCCCAG GTGGACCGCTACCGGCTGAAGAATGGGCGCCGCATCATCCTGCTGGCcgagggccggctggtcaacctggGCTGTGCGATGGGGCATCCCAGCTTCGTGATGAGCAACTCTTTCACCAACCAGGTGTTGGCCCAGATTGAACTATGGACCCACCCAGACAAGTACCCCGTTGGGGTCCACTTCCTACCCAAGAAG CTGGACGAAGCAGTAGCTGAAGCTCATCTGAGCAAGCTGAACGTGAAGCTGACCAAGCTGACTGAGAAGCAGGCCCAGTACCTGGGCATGCCTCGTGACGGCCCCTTCAAACCAGATCACTACCGCTACTGA
- the AHCY gene encoding adenosylhomocysteinase isoform X2: protein MPGLMRMREMYSASKPLKGARIAGCLHMTVETAVLIETLIALGAEVQWSSCNIFSTQDHAAAAIAKAGIPVYAWKGETDEEYLWCIEQTLYFKDGPLNMVLDDGGDLTNLIHTKYPQLLSGIRGISEETTTGVHNLYKMMANGILKVPAINVNDSVTKSKFDNLYGCRESLMDGIKRATDVMIAGKVAVVAGYGDVGKGCAQALRGFGARVIITEIDPINALQAAMEGYEVTTMDEACREGNIFVTTTGCIDIILGRHFEQMKDDAIVCNIGHFDVEIDVKWLNENAVEKVNIKPQVDRYRLKNGRRIILLAEGRLVNLGCAMGHPSFVMSNSFTNQVLAQIELWTHPDKYPVGVHFLPKKLDEAVAEAHLSKLNVKLTKLTEKQAQYLGMPRDGPFKPDHYRY, encoded by the exons ATGCCGGGCCTGATGCGCATGCGGGAGATGTACTCAGCTTCCAAGCCACTGAAGGGCGCCCGCATCGCCGGCTGCCTGCACATGACCGTTGAAACAGCGGTCCTCATTGAGACCCTCATCGCCCTGGGTGCTGAG GTGCAGTGGTCCAGCTGCAACATCTTCTCTACCCAGGACCATGCAGCAGCAGCCATTGCCAAGGCTGGCATTCCAG TGTATGCCTGGAAGGGTGAAACAGATGAAGAGTACCTGTGGTGCATTGAGCAGACTCTGTACTTCAAGGATGGGCCTCTCAACATGGTTCTGGACGACGGCGGTGACCTCACCAACCTCATCCACACCAAGTACCCACAGCTCTTGTCGG GCATCCGAGGTATCTCTGAGGAAACCACAACGGGCGTCCACAACCTATACAAGATGATGGCTAATGGGATCCTGAAGGTTCCTGCCATCAATGTCAATGACTCCGTCACAAAG AGCAAATTTGACaacctctatggctgccgggagTCCCTCATGGATGGCATCAAGCGGGCCACAGACGTGATGATTGCGGGCAAGGTGGCAGTGGTAGCAGGATATGGCGACGTGGGCAAGGGTTGTGCTCAGGCCCTGAGGGGTTTTGGGGCCCGAGTCATCATTACTGAGATTGACCCCATCAACGCACTGCAGGCTGCCATGGAGG GCTATGAAGTGACCACCATGGACGAGGCCTGTCGGGAGGGCAACATCTTTGTTACCACCACAGGCTGTATTGACATCATCCTCGGCAG ACACTTTGAGCAGATGAAGGATGACGCCATCGTGTGTAACATTGGACATTTTGATGTGGAAATTGATGTCAAATGGCTGAATGAGAATGCTGTGGAGAAAGTGAACATTAAGCCCCAG GTGGACCGCTACCGGCTGAAGAATGGGCGCCGCATCATCCTGCTGGCcgagggccggctggtcaacctggGCTGTGCGATGGGGCATCCCAGCTTCGTGATGAGCAACTCTTTCACCAACCAGGTGTTGGCCCAGATTGAACTATGGACCCACCCAGACAAGTACCCCGTTGGGGTCCACTTCCTACCCAAGAAG CTGGACGAAGCAGTAGCTGAAGCTCATCTGAGCAAGCTGAACGTGAAGCTGACCAAGCTGACTGAGAAGCAGGCCCAGTACCTGGGCATGCCTCGTGACGGCCCCTTCAAACCAGATCACTACCGCTACTGA